Genomic DNA from Sphingomonas lacunae:
CGGGGCCGCTTTGGCAGCGGTCGGCGGGTGAGGAGGCGGATGAGGGAAGGCAGCATGGATCAGGGTCCGGTCATTTGCTGGAGTTGCAGGATGGGAAGCAGGATCGAGAGGATGATGAGCGCGACGATGACGCCCATGATGACGATGATCAGCGGTTCGAGAAGCGCCATCGCGGTCGAGGTGAAGCGGTCGAATTCGCGTTCAAGATAGTCGGCGGCGCGTTCGAGCATCGTGTCGAGCTGTCCCGCGCTCTCGCCACTGGCGGCAAGATAGACGAGCAGCGGCGGGAAGACATTCGCGCTGCGCATGGCGGCCGAAAGGCTGCCACCGCCGCGCACCTGTTCGACAATGTCGGCGGTGGCAGCGGCGAGGACGCTGTTGCGGATGGTCGGGATGGTCAGGCGCAGTCCCTCGATCAGCGGCAGGCGGCTGGCCACCATCGTCGAGAGCGTGCGGGCAAAGCGGGCGGCGTGCAGATCCCGCAGCAGCCGCCCGAGCAGGGGCAGGCGCAACAGCCAGCCGTCAAAGGCGCGACGCGGGCCAGGTTTCCGGAGCAAGGCCCAGCCGCCGGCAGCGACAAGGCCGAGAGCAATCAATACTGCCCACCACCAATTGGCGGCAAAGGACGAGAGGGCGATGACGATGCGGGTGAGCAGCGGGAGTTGCTGGCCGACCGTGTCAAACTGTTCGACCACCTTTGGCACCACCCAGATCATCAGCGCGGCGATGACCGACAGGGCGACGAGCGCAAGAACGACGGGATAGGCGAGCGCGGAGATCAGCTTTCCCCGCACTTCGGCCTGCCGTTCGAGCAGGGCGGAGAGGCGGGTGAGGATGGTCGGCAGCGAGCCCGAGCTTTCACCGGCGCTGACCATGGCGCGGTAGAGGGCGGGGAAGCTTTTGGGTTCTCGCGCCATGGCGTCGGCGAGGCGGCGTCCTTCGACAATGCCTGCATGGACATTGCCGATGATGGTGCGGACATGTGCCGTCTCGGACTGGCGCGAGGCGGTGCGCAGGGCTTCCTCAAGCGGAGTGACCTCGGTCAGGGTGGCGAGTTGGCGGGTGAACAGTGTCAGCTCACGCTGGCTGATGCGGTTGCGGGTCAGGGTGAGGAGGGACTGGCCCTTGATCGGAGCTGTGCCGGGGGTGCATTCGACGACGAACAGGCGGCGCTGGACCAGCTTGGCCTCGGCAGCGGCGCGATCCTCGGCGCTGATGTGGCCGCGTTTTTCCTTTCCAGCGGGGTCAATGGCGAGATAGCGGAAATCAGCCATGGCTCATCCCGCCTCGCCCTCTTCGCGGCGCGAAATGCGGATGGCTTCCTCGACCGTCGTTTCGCCCTGCTGCACAAGCGCGCGGGCGGCGCTGGTCAGCGTCGGGCCGGATAGAAAGGCGTGGGCGGCGATGGCGCTTTCGTCGGCGCTCTCGTTGATCAGGCGACGGATGGTCTCATCAACCTGCACCGCCTCATAGACGCCGATGCGGCCGCGATAGCCGCTGTTGGAGCAGGCGGGGCAGCCAGTGGCGGTGAAGATGGCGGTGCCGGGGGCGATGCCGACCATGCCGGCGATGCTGGCGTCGGCGGGCACGGCACGGCGGCAATCGGGACAGAGGCGGCGGACGAGGCGCTGGGCAACGACGGCGCGCAGCGAGGAGGCGATCAGGAAGGGCTCGACCTTCATGTCGCGCAGCCGGGTGATCGCGCCG
This window encodes:
- the gspF gene encoding type II secretion system inner membrane protein GspF, which translates into the protein MADFRYLAIDPAGKEKRGHISAEDRAAAEAKLVQRRLFVVECTPGTAPIKGQSLLTLTRNRISQRELTLFTRQLATLTEVTPLEEALRTASRQSETAHVRTIIGNVHAGIVEGRRLADAMAREPKSFPALYRAMVSAGESSGSLPTILTRLSALLERQAEVRGKLISALAYPVVLALVALSVIAALMIWVVPKVVEQFDTVGQQLPLLTRIVIALSSFAANWWWAVLIALGLVAAGGWALLRKPGPRRAFDGWLLRLPLLGRLLRDLHAARFARTLSTMVASRLPLIEGLRLTIPTIRNSVLAAATADIVEQVRGGGSLSAAMRSANVFPPLLVYLAASGESAGQLDTMLERAADYLEREFDRFTSTAMALLEPLIIVIMGVIVALIILSILLPILQLQQMTGP